Proteins from one Deinococcus sp. AB2017081 genomic window:
- a CDS encoding aldose epimerase family protein: protein MSTPTGRADRRHWGQTPAGEAIHLYTLALPGGVQATLTDFGATLVGVCVPDRRGVLGDVVLGHDQPGPYADHATSPYFGATVGRYANRIAGGQFPLDGQVYRVPPNDGDNALHGGPQGFDHRVWHGETRVEAGRPAVTFTRLSVDGEMGFPGNLRVTVTYTLGELDGAHTLEIDYHAVTDAPTVLNLTNHAYWNLMADPSRGVLEHELTVHASAFTPVRAGGIPTGEVRPVAGTPFDFRTPRPVGERVDAPDEQLTLVGGYDHNLVLDGTGLRLAAVLHDPHSGRELTIHTTEPGVQVYSGNFLDGSVTGKHGQVYAKHAGMCLETQHFPDSPNWPDFPSTRLDPGQTFTSRTVHTFRVR from the coding sequence GTGAGCACACCCACGGGCCGGGCCGACCGGCGGCACTGGGGACAGACCCCGGCCGGCGAGGCCATCCACCTGTACACGCTGGCCCTGCCCGGCGGCGTACAGGCCACCCTCACGGACTTCGGGGCCACGCTCGTCGGGGTGTGTGTCCCGGATCGGCGGGGTGTCCTGGGGGACGTGGTGCTGGGGCACGACCAGCCCGGCCCGTACGCGGATCACGCGACCTCGCCGTACTTCGGCGCGACCGTCGGGCGCTACGCCAACCGGATCGCCGGGGGACAGTTCCCGCTGGACGGGCAGGTGTACCGTGTGCCGCCCAACGACGGAGACAATGCCCTGCACGGCGGCCCACAGGGCTTCGACCACCGCGTGTGGCACGGCGAGACCCGCGTGGAGGCTGGCCGTCCGGCCGTCACCTTCACGCGCCTGAGCGTGGACGGCGAGATGGGCTTTCCCGGCAACCTGCGCGTGACCGTCACCTACACGCTGGGTGAACTGGACGGCGCGCACACGCTGGAGATCGACTACCACGCGGTCACCGACGCGCCCACCGTGCTGAACCTGACCAACCACGCGTACTGGAACCTCATGGCCGATCCGTCGCGCGGCGTGCTGGAGCACGAGCTGACGGTGCACGCCTCCGCCTTCACGCCCGTGCGGGCGGGGGGCATTCCCACGGGCGAGGTGCGTCCGGTCGCCGGCACGCCCTTCGACTTCCGGACGCCGCGCCCGGTCGGGGAGCGCGTGGACGCGCCGGATGAGCAGCTCACGCTGGTCGGCGGCTACGACCACAACCTCGTGCTGGACGGCACGGGGCTGCGGCTGGCGGCCGTGCTGCACGATCCGCACTCCGGGCGCGAGCTGACCATCCACACGACCGAGCCCGGCGTGCAGGTGTATTCCGGTAACTTCCTGGACGGCAGCGTCACCGGGAAGCATGGGCAGGTCTACGCGAAACACGCGGGGATGTGCCTGGAGACGCAGCACTTCCCGGACTCGCCCAACTGGCCGGACTTTCCATCCACACGTCTCGATCCGGGCCAGACCTTCACATCACGCACGGTGCACACCTTCCGCGTGCGCTGA
- a CDS encoding M16 family metallopeptidase, which translates to MPDSMPTLAGARRHVLPGGLTVLLDPDLDAQTVAAGYFVRTGARDERSGEMGVSHFIEHLLFKGSEHVSAAELNARLDDLGGHANAFTSEEATVYHAASLPERLPELLDTLTELMRPALRAADIEPERGVILEEIAMYADQPTVRVAEELHADYWAAHPLGHRILGTVDTVSALSPDALRRNHHERYGAGRVTLVVTGQFDAAAVLDWAQHTLGTWPASPVPPASVPAVPAHPGTLRVLTDMALSRVQVATAAPGLGITHPLREAASVLADLIGGDNGALYWALIDTGLADSADLSHLDYVDTGIFEGGFSCDPARAQTVLDTYRRVLADAGSLITPDAVRRAARKHAVGLLLRADTPQDRLFTLGMEYVATGQVVTVEQLVARFERLTVQDVQAVLALCPLDRLTVVALGPLDTLT; encoded by the coding sequence ATGCCTGATTCCATGCCGACGCTGGCCGGTGCCCGGCGCCACGTCCTGCCGGGCGGCCTGACCGTGCTGCTCGACCCGGATCTGGACGCGCAGACCGTGGCCGCCGGTTATTTTGTCCGCACCGGTGCCCGCGACGAGCGCAGCGGCGAGATGGGCGTCAGCCACTTCATCGAACACCTGCTGTTCAAGGGTTCCGAGCACGTCAGCGCGGCGGAACTCAATGCCCGTCTGGACGACCTGGGCGGCCACGCCAACGCCTTCACCAGCGAGGAGGCGACCGTGTACCACGCGGCCAGCCTGCCCGAGCGCCTGCCGGAGCTGCTGGACACCCTGACCGAGCTGATGCGCCCGGCGCTGCGGGCCGCCGACATCGAACCCGAACGCGGCGTGATCCTGGAGGAGATCGCCATGTACGCGGATCAGCCCACGGTGCGCGTGGCCGAGGAACTGCACGCCGACTACTGGGCCGCGCATCCCCTGGGGCACCGCATCCTGGGCACCGTCGATACGGTCAGCGCCCTGAGTCCGGACGCGCTGCGGCGCAACCACCACGAGCGCTACGGCGCGGGGCGCGTCACGCTGGTCGTGACCGGGCAGTTCGACGCGGCGGCCGTGCTGGACTGGGCACAGCACACCCTGGGGACGTGGCCGGCGTCGCCGGTGCCCCCGGCGTCCGTACCCGCCGTGCCTGCCCATCCCGGCACGCTGCGGGTGCTCACGGACATGGCCCTGAGCCGCGTGCAGGTCGCCACGGCCGCGCCCGGCCTGGGCATCACGCACCCGCTGCGCGAGGCCGCCAGCGTCCTGGCCGACCTGATCGGCGGCGACAACGGGGCGCTGTACTGGGCGCTGATCGACACCGGCCTGGCCGACAGCGCCGACCTGAGCCACCTGGACTACGTCGATACCGGCATCTTCGAGGGCGGCTTCTCGTGTGACCCCGCCCGCGCCCAGACGGTGCTGGACACCTACCGCCGGGTGCTCGCGGACGCCGGGTCGCTGATCACCCCGGACGCCGTGCGCCGCGCCGCCCGCAAACACGCCGTGGGTCTGCTGCTGCGGGCCGACACGCCGCAGGATCGCCTGTTCACGCTGGGCATGGAGTACGTGGCGACCGGGCAGGTCGTGACCGTGGAGCAGCTCGTCGCCCGCTTCGAGCGCCTGACCGTGCAGGACGTGCAGGCCGTGCTCGCGCTGTGCCCCCTGGATCGCCTGACCGTGGTGGCCCTGGGGCCGCTGGACACGCTGACCTGA
- the xylA gene encoding xylose isomerase: MPDYTPTPADKFTFGLWTVGNTGRDPFGESTRSGLKAPYIVQKLAELGAWGVNLHDNDLVPISSNASERDSIVAEFKQALSDHGLVVPMATTNLFGDPAFKDGAFTSADARVRAYALQKTMRSMDLGAELGAKTYVFWGGREGTEVDAGGKLLDAMGWFRDSLNFLAEYSESQGYGYRFALEPKPNEPRADIFLPTVGSALGFIATLEKSELFGVNPEFAHETMAGLNFTHAVAQAIDAKKLFHIDLNDQKMGRFDQDLRFGAENPKGAFFLVQLLEESGYDGPRHFDAHALRTEDEAGVWAFAKGCMKTYLILKEKAAQFAADSEIQAALAAYRVEDAELAQLTGTFSAENATALKARTFDRAALGARGPGLEHLDQLTMELLLGVR; this comes from the coding sequence ATGCCCGACTACACCCCCACCCCCGCCGACAAGTTCACCTTTGGCCTCTGGACCGTTGGCAACACCGGCCGCGACCCCTTCGGTGAGTCCACCCGCTCTGGCCTGAAGGCCCCGTACATCGTCCAGAAGCTGGCCGAACTGGGGGCGTGGGGCGTGAACCTGCACGACAACGACCTCGTGCCGATCAGCTCAAACGCCAGCGAGCGCGACAGCATCGTGGCCGAGTTCAAGCAGGCGCTGTCTGACCACGGCCTGGTCGTGCCCATGGCGACCACCAACCTGTTCGGCGACCCGGCCTTCAAGGACGGGGCCTTCACCAGCGCCGACGCCCGCGTGCGGGCCTATGCCCTGCAGAAGACCATGCGGAGCATGGATCTGGGGGCCGAACTGGGCGCCAAGACCTACGTGTTCTGGGGGGGCCGCGAGGGCACCGAGGTCGATGCCGGCGGCAAGCTGCTCGACGCCATGGGCTGGTTCCGCGACTCGCTGAACTTCCTGGCCGAGTACAGCGAATCGCAGGGCTACGGCTACCGCTTCGCGCTGGAGCCCAAGCCGAACGAGCCCCGCGCGGACATCTTCCTGCCGACCGTGGGCAGCGCCCTGGGCTTCATCGCCACGCTGGAGAAGTCCGAGCTGTTCGGCGTGAACCCCGAGTTCGCGCACGAGACCATGGCCGGCCTGAACTTCACGCACGCGGTCGCGCAGGCCATCGACGCGAAGAAGCTGTTCCACATCGACCTGAACGACCAGAAGATGGGCCGCTTCGACCAGGATCTGCGCTTCGGTGCCGAGAATCCCAAGGGCGCGTTCTTCCTGGTGCAGCTGCTGGAAGAGTCGGGCTACGACGGCCCCCGCCACTTCGACGCGCACGCCCTGCGCACCGAGGACGAGGCGGGCGTGTGGGCCTTCGCGAAGGGCTGCATGAAGACGTACCTGATCCTCAAGGAGAAGGCCGCGCAGTTCGCCGCCGACAGCGAAATCCAGGCGGCGCTGGCCGCGTACCGCGTCGAGGACGCCGAACTGGCCCAGCTGACCGGCACCTTCAGCGCCGAGAACGCCACGGCCCTGAAAGCCCGCACCTTCGACCGTGCCGCGCTGGGTGCCCGTGGCCCCGGCCTGGAGCACCTGGATCAGCTGACCATGGAACTGCTGCTCGGAGTCCGGTAA
- a CDS encoding endo-1,4-beta-xylanase, whose amino-acid sequence MKLPLLLLPALMLGAVATASGQAPTLKQAAQARGVLIGAAVNSALFDDLDPDYADTVAREFGVVVLENGMKWKTLQGTQGEFVYGLADATVAWAQQRGLAVRGHTLIWHDSAPAWLYQFKTAPEVQAAMKSHITNVVTHFGSRVKYWDVVNEVVSDAPGHPLRANSPFAAAGPDYIDQAFRWAHAANPQARLYYNDYNTEGLNGKSDAVYALVKGLLARGVPIHGVGFQTHVSSAFSVKDSGMLANLKRFRDLGLDIQMTEVDVTLPASGATPANLARQAQVYRDLVGACLSVKCSAFVTWGVNDPSSWRAGGKPLLFDDLYAKKPAYGAVIGALQAR is encoded by the coding sequence ATGAAACTCCCCCTCCTTCTCCTCCCGGCCCTGATGCTCGGCGCGGTCGCCACGGCGTCCGGGCAGGCCCCCACCCTGAAGCAGGCGGCCCAGGCACGCGGCGTCCTGATCGGCGCCGCCGTGAACAGCGCCCTCTTCGACGACCTCGATCCCGACTACGCCGATACCGTGGCGCGGGAATTCGGGGTCGTCGTGCTGGAGAACGGCATGAAGTGGAAGACCCTGCAGGGCACCCAGGGCGAGTTCGTGTACGGCCTCGCGGACGCCACCGTCGCGTGGGCCCAGCAGCGCGGCCTGGCGGTGCGCGGCCACACCCTGATCTGGCACGACAGCGCGCCGGCGTGGCTGTACCAGTTCAAGACCGCTCCCGAGGTGCAGGCGGCCATGAAGTCCCACATCACGAACGTCGTGACCCATTTCGGATCACGCGTGAAGTACTGGGACGTGGTGAACGAGGTCGTGTCGGACGCCCCCGGCCACCCGCTGCGGGCCAACAGTCCCTTCGCGGCGGCCGGGCCGGACTACATCGACCAGGCGTTCCGCTGGGCACACGCGGCGAACCCGCAGGCGCGGCTGTACTACAACGACTACAACACCGAGGGCCTGAACGGCAAGAGCGATGCCGTGTACGCCCTGGTCAAGGGGCTGCTGGCGCGGGGCGTGCCGATCCACGGCGTGGGCTTCCAGACCCATGTCAGCTCGGCCTTCTCGGTGAAGGACTCCGGTATGCTCGCCAACCTCAAGCGCTTCCGCGACCTGGGCCTGGACATCCAGATGACCGAGGTGGACGTGACCCTGCCCGCCAGCGGCGCGACTCCCGCGAACCTCGCCCGGCAGGCCCAGGTGTACCGCGACCTCGTGGGCGCGTGCCTGAGCGTGAAGTGCAGCGCCTTCGTGACCTGGGGCGTGAACGATCCGAGTTCGTGGCGGGCCGGTGGCAAGCCGCTGCTGTTCGATGACCTGTACGCGAAGAAGCCCGCCTACGGTGCGGTGATCGGGGCGCTCCAGGCGCGCTGA
- the xylB gene encoding xylulokinase has translation MSTPVTLGVDLGTSGVKAVALDAAGRVLADVTETYPLLTPRPGWTEQRPADWLAGTRAALSAIVARLREQDATPIALGLSGQMHGLVPLDAHGDVLRPALLWNDQRTGAQVEAIEARIPRADLVARTGNRAVTGFQLPKILWMKDEEPELYARLRHALIPKDYLGYVLTGVLAAEPSDASGVGALNLARQDWDTDILGELGIDPALFPPVVRSVEITGTLNAEWAAQTGLPAGLPVVAGGGDNAAAGIALGLTSARPDVGSLSLGTSGVVFSPLTTPTPDPEGRVHLFAHADGGYHLLGVTLSAAGSLEWLHHRLAPDVPLPTLLDEALAVPAGADGVSFLPYLSGERSPLMNPHARAAFTGLSLAHGRGHLVRAVLEGSVAALADAYAVMAPIAPLRSLLSTGGGARSEMWLGLASGALGLPVHPTSARPGAAHGAAILAMPAAGLHENLTAAIDATRPDALEAVPSVDMTAALGAYARTRDALYPPEV, from the coding sequence ATGAGCACGCCCGTCACCCTGGGGGTGGATCTCGGCACCAGCGGCGTGAAGGCCGTCGCCCTGGACGCTGCCGGTCGCGTGCTGGCGGACGTCACCGAGACCTACCCGCTGCTCACCCCCCGCCCCGGCTGGACGGAGCAGCGCCCCGCGGACTGGCTGGCGGGCACCCGCGCCGCCCTGAGCGCCATCGTCGCCCGCCTGCGCGAGCAGGATGCCACGCCGATCGCACTGGGCCTGAGCGGACAGATGCACGGCCTGGTGCCGCTGGATGCCCACGGCGACGTGCTGCGCCCCGCGCTGCTGTGGAACGACCAGCGCACCGGCGCGCAGGTGGAGGCCATCGAGGCCCGCATTCCCCGCGCCGATCTGGTCGCCCGCACCGGCAACCGCGCCGTGACCGGCTTCCAGCTGCCCAAGATCCTGTGGATGAAGGACGAGGAACCGGAACTGTACGCCCGGCTGAGGCATGCCCTGATCCCCAAGGACTACCTGGGGTACGTGCTGACCGGCGTGCTGGCCGCCGAGCCCTCGGACGCATCGGGCGTCGGGGCGCTGAACCTGGCGCGGCAGGACTGGGACACGGACATCCTGGGTGAGCTGGGCATTGACCCCGCGCTGTTCCCGCCGGTCGTGCGCTCGGTCGAGATCACCGGCACCCTGAACGCCGAGTGGGCCGCGCAGACGGGCCTGCCCGCCGGTCTGCCGGTCGTCGCGGGCGGCGGCGACAACGCGGCGGCCGGCATCGCGCTGGGCCTCACCTCGGCGCGGCCGGACGTCGGCAGCCTGAGCCTGGGCACATCCGGCGTGGTGTTCAGCCCCCTGACCACCCCCACGCCGGATCCCGAGGGCCGCGTCCACCTGTTCGCGCACGCCGACGGCGGCTACCACCTGCTGGGCGTGACCCTGTCGGCGGCGGGGTCGCTGGAGTGGCTGCACCACCGGCTCGCGCCGGACGTGCCGCTGCCCACGCTGCTGGACGAGGCGCTGGCGGTGCCGGCCGGGGCGGATGGAGTGAGCTTCCTGCCGTACCTGTCGGGCGAGCGCAGCCCGCTGATGAACCCCCATGCCCGTGCGGCCTTCACCGGCCTGAGCCTCGCGCACGGGCGTGGCCACCTGGTGCGTGCCGTGCTGGAGGGCAGCGTGGCCGCCCTGGCCGACGCCTACGCGGTCATGGCCCCCATTGCCCCGCTGCGGTCGCTGCTCTCGACCGGGGGCGGAGCCCGCTCGGAGATGTGGCTGGGGCTGGCGTCCGGGGCGCTGGGGCTGCCGGTGCATCCGACGTCTGCCCGGCCCGGCGCGGCGCACGGCGCGGCGATCCTGGCCATGCCCGCCGCCGGACTGCACGAGAACCTCACCGCCGCCATCGACGCCACCCGCCCCGACGCCCTGGAGGCCGTGCCCAGCGTGGACATGACGGCCGCCCTGGGCGCGTACGCCCGCACGCGGGACGCCCTGTATCCGCCGGAGGTCTGA
- a CDS encoding M16 family metallopeptidase — protein sequence MTAPALSETGPSETAVWTLPGGLRVAFERRRTAGFAFDLRLPTGSAHDPAGHEGTTGVLEEWLFKGAAGRDARALQDAFDDLGVRRGGGVGLEATRLSLGGLADDLDAALALTADVLNRPTLPADELPILTDLARQDLEALQDSPTDRLAVTSRALAFPPPAGSPFAGFGHPASGTVTGLAALTPGRLSAHLRRLGQAGGVLGLVADLEPGRALELVMARLGDLRPGASETVPAAYVPGVRAWLPDADAEQTHLSLTAPGVSPRDPDWLPWQVALGALSGGSASRLFHAVREERGLAYAVSASPVILGGQGFLATYAGSTPERAPETLDVLIAELARLPRGLTAAEFGRARSGLHASVTFGAEGLRARAGAMTRDVALFGRVRPLPELRAQLAALTLERVNAFLAGYDPVRDLSLVTLGPQELPHA from the coding sequence CTGACCGCCCCGGCCCTGTCCGAGACGGGCCCGTCCGAGACGGCCGTGTGGACGCTGCCCGGCGGCCTGCGCGTGGCCTTTGAGCGCCGCCGCACAGCGGGCTTTGCCTTCGATCTGCGTCTGCCCACCGGCAGCGCCCATGACCCGGCCGGTCACGAGGGCACGACCGGCGTGCTGGAGGAATGGCTGTTCAAGGGTGCGGCCGGCCGGGATGCCCGCGCCCTGCAGGACGCCTTCGACGATCTGGGCGTGCGGCGTGGGGGTGGTGTGGGCCTGGAGGCCACCCGACTCAGCCTCGGTGGCCTGGCCGACGATCTGGACGCCGCCCTGGCCCTGACCGCCGACGTCCTGAACCGCCCCACCCTGCCCGCCGACGAACTGCCCATCCTGACCGATCTGGCCCGGCAGGATCTGGAGGCCCTGCAGGACAGCCCGACGGATCGGCTGGCGGTGACGTCGCGCGCGCTGGCTTTCCCGCCCCCGGCCGGCTCGCCCTTCGCGGGCTTCGGCCACCCGGCCAGCGGCACCGTGACGGGGCTGGCGGCGCTCACGCCCGGCCGCCTGAGTGCCCACCTGCGCCGTCTGGGGCAGGCGGGCGGCGTGCTCGGTCTGGTGGCCGATCTGGAGCCCGGGCGGGCGCTGGAACTCGTCATGGCGCGGCTGGGCGACCTGCGCCCCGGCGCGAGTGAGACCGTGCCTGCCGCGTACGTGCCCGGCGTGCGGGCGTGGCTCCCGGATGCCGATGCCGAACAGACCCACCTGAGCCTGACGGCGCCCGGCGTGTCCCCGCGTGACCCGGACTGGCTGCCGTGGCAGGTCGCGCTGGGCGCCCTGTCCGGTGGCAGCGCCAGCCGCCTGTTCCACGCCGTGCGCGAGGAGCGCGGGCTGGCCTACGCGGTCAGCGCCAGCCCCGTGATCCTGGGCGGCCAGGGCTTTCTCGCCACATATGCGGGCAGCACCCCGGAACGGGCCCCCGAGACGCTGGACGTGCTGATCGCGGAACTCGCGCGGCTGCCGCGTGGTCTGACGGCCGCCGAGTTCGGGCGGGCCCGCTCCGGCCTGCACGCCAGTGTGACCTTCGGGGCCGAGGGCCTGCGGGCCCGCGCCGGGGCCATGACCCGCGATGTCGCCCTGTTCGGCCGTGTGCGCCCGCTGCCCGAGCTGCGGGCGCAGCTCGCGGCCCTGACCCTGGAGCGCGTGAACGCCTTCCTGGCCGGCTACGACCCGGTTCGTGACCTGAGTCTGGTCACCCTGGGGCCACAGGAGCTCCCGCATGCCTGA
- a CDS encoding maltose ABC transporter substrate-binding protein: MNRALTVLSLALLGSAHAATLTLWTSFEAAGELAWIKAQAAAFEKATGHKVNVVSVPFAQTQDKFIQSAPKGQGPDLIATEPHDRLGRYAASGVIEPMDKYITSKADLDKTALSAFTYQGKLFGLPLNAEAVALVYNRALVPQAPTTWDAFLRAAKANTGNGRFGYLSDIAEPYKSYGFVSAYGGYVFRNNGGTLDTKDIGLDNAGTAKALGFLNDLRYKYGLVAEGVSQDAAKSAFVDGRLAMFYTGPWDMGDIKKAGIDYGILPFPTPPGATGKWSPFVGVRGILVSAYSKNKTVAVQLARQLTSSASQLSFNQANGSIPTSLSARAKLRADPVVAGFGRAVALGTPMPNIPQMGAVWGPWAAATAQGVQKANQPYGDLLKKAVTEIESNINK, from the coding sequence ATGAACCGAGCCCTGACTGTCCTGTCCCTGGCGCTGCTCGGCAGCGCGCACGCCGCCACCCTGACCCTGTGGACGTCCTTCGAGGCGGCGGGCGAACTCGCGTGGATCAAGGCGCAGGCGGCCGCCTTCGAGAAGGCCACCGGCCACAAGGTGAACGTGGTCTCCGTGCCCTTCGCCCAGACCCAGGACAAGTTCATCCAGTCGGCGCCCAAGGGCCAGGGGCCGGATCTGATCGCCACCGAGCCCCATGACCGCCTGGGCCGCTACGCCGCGTCCGGCGTGATCGAGCCGATGGACAAGTACATCACCTCCAAGGCCGACCTCGACAAGACCGCGCTGTCGGCCTTCACGTACCAGGGCAAGCTGTTCGGCCTGCCCCTGAACGCCGAGGCGGTCGCGCTGGTCTACAACAGGGCGCTGGTGCCGCAGGCTCCCACCACCTGGGACGCCTTCCTCAGGGCCGCGAAGGCGAATACCGGCAACGGCAGGTTCGGGTACCTCTCCGATATCGCCGAGCCGTACAAGAGCTACGGCTTTGTCAGTGCCTACGGCGGCTACGTGTTCAGGAACAATGGCGGCACGCTGGACACGAAGGACATCGGCCTGGACAACGCCGGTACCGCAAAGGCCCTGGGCTTCCTGAACGACCTGCGCTACAAGTACGGCCTGGTCGCGGAGGGCGTCAGCCAGGACGCCGCCAAGAGCGCGTTCGTCGACGGTCGCCTGGCAATGTTCTACACCGGCCCGTGGGACATGGGCGACATCAAGAAGGCGGGCATCGACTACGGCATCCTGCCGTTCCCCACCCCCCCCGGCGCGACCGGCAAGTGGAGCCCGTTTGTCGGCGTGCGCGGCATCCTGGTCAGCGCGTACAGCAAGAACAAGACCGTGGCCGTGCAGCTGGCCCGGCAGCTGACGTCCTCGGCGTCGCAGCTGTCGTTCAACCAGGCGAACGGCTCGATCCCCACCAGCCTGTCGGCCCGCGCAAAACTCCGCGCCGATCCGGTGGTCGCGGGCTTCGGCAGGGCCGTCGCGCTGGGCACGCCCATGCCGAACATCCCGCAGATGGGCGCGGTGTGGGGGCCCTGGGCCGCCGCGACCGCCCAGGGCGTGCAGAAGGCCAATCAGCCCTACGGTGACCTGCTGAAGAAGGCCGTGACCGAGATCGAGAGCAACATCAACAAGTAG
- a CDS encoding M23 family metallopeptidase, with the protein MRRFLGLVLTLAILAGAAYLLWPVLKNAQRYAALLSAPTPTARSLPNPLPGTRFVDTWGGARSQGRTHEGVDIFAKRGTPIRATTRGIVLNVGPNTLGGRTVMLLGPGGQRHYYAHLERYPDLKRGDWVQAGDVVGYVGDSGNAKGTPPHLHYGIYTGGGAINPYPLLRQN; encoded by the coding sequence ATGCGGCGCTTTCTCGGCCTTGTGCTGACCCTGGCGATCCTGGCGGGGGCGGCGTACCTGCTGTGGCCCGTCCTGAAGAATGCCCAGCGCTACGCGGCGCTGCTGTCGGCCCCCACACCCACGGCCCGCAGCCTGCCCAACCCCCTGCCCGGCACGCGCTTCGTGGACACCTGGGGCGGAGCCCGCAGCCAGGGCCGCACGCACGAGGGCGTGGACATCTTCGCGAAGCGCGGCACACCCATCCGGGCCACCACGCGCGGCATCGTGCTGAACGTGGGGCCGAACACCCTGGGGGGCCGGACGGTCATGCTGCTGGGGCCGGGCGGGCAGCGGCACTACTACGCCCACCTGGAGCGCTACCCCGACCTGAAACGCGGCGACTGGGTACAGGCGGGCGACGTGGTGGGCTACGTGGGCGACAGTGGCAACGCGAAGGGGACGCCCCCACACCTGCACTACGGCATCTATACGGGCGGCGGCGCGATCAATCCGTACCCGCTGCTGCGGCAGAACTGA
- a CDS encoding GNAT family N-acetyltransferase, producing the protein MQHAVVLTDGDLTLRPLTEADIGPLCALAADCGDELRFMGSPPATPEYYRAGLDAPNQLLFVVEVAGTLAGSTRYGDLRSADAGVEIGWTWLHPRWYGTGVNRRMKRLLLAHAFTGMGMERVQLKTDILNRRSQAAIAALGAVREGVLRSHMRRPDGTMRDTVMYSVTASEWPQVQARLDDRISSAAAAGTD; encoded by the coding sequence ATGCAGCATGCCGTGGTACTCACCGATGGGGATCTGACCCTGCGCCCGCTGACGGAGGCCGATATCGGCCCGCTGTGTGCCCTGGCCGCAGACTGCGGCGACGAGCTGCGGTTCATGGGCTCGCCGCCAGCCACCCCGGAGTACTACCGCGCCGGGCTGGATGCCCCGAACCAGCTTCTGTTCGTGGTCGAGGTCGCGGGAACCCTGGCCGGCAGCACCCGCTACGGCGACCTGCGCTCCGCCGACGCCGGCGTCGAGATCGGCTGGACGTGGCTGCATCCGCGCTGGTACGGCACGGGCGTGAACCGCCGCATGAAGCGCCTGCTGCTGGCCCACGCCTTCACAGGCATGGGCATGGAACGCGTGCAGCTCAAGACGGACATCCTGAACCGGCGCTCACAGGCCGCCATCGCCGCACTCGGAGCCGTGCGCGAGGGCGTGCTGCGATCCCACATGCGCCGCCCCGACGGCACCATGCGCGACACGGTGATGTACTCGGTCACGGCGTCGGAGTGGCCGCAGGTGCAGGCGCGTCTGGACGACCGGATCAGTTCTGCCGCAGCAGCGGGTACGGATTGA
- a CDS encoding LacI family DNA-binding transcriptional regulator — MDKPSLRDVARRAGVGTTTVSRVLNQHPNISDTTRARVTAAIEQLGYVPDVGARHFRLGRTHAVSALLPMIGTPFYETLLTALHGPLEAQGYDLALFPLLGSQRVRRFRDASALAYRADALLIVSQHPDELYGGPPPFRGPTVLLDAQHPTYHSVSFDNHSAGRLAAEYALGRRLPIVFLDGADAPGAPGSPVFVARRAGIVQTLGRHGIRPVLTVSVLPEQEGLRLAAQQIAARRPPGPFLLLAMTDDLALGVRQHLHDSGGLRLGEDYLLLGFDGSAAAAAAGLSSVVQPVQAMGEAAASVLLEALRGELNTLVQRQFSPTLREDRSTALQADPQQHPT; from the coding sequence ATGGACAAGCCCAGCCTGAGGGACGTCGCCCGCCGCGCCGGGGTCGGCACGACGACCGTGTCGCGGGTGCTCAACCAGCATCCGAACATCTCGGACACGACGCGGGCCCGGGTCACGGCCGCCATCGAGCAGCTCGGCTACGTGCCGGACGTGGGCGCGCGGCACTTCCGGCTGGGGCGCACCCACGCCGTGTCGGCGCTGCTGCCCATGATCGGCACCCCCTTCTACGAGACGCTGCTGACCGCCCTGCACGGGCCACTGGAGGCCCAGGGGTACGATCTGGCGCTGTTTCCGCTGCTGGGCTCACAGCGCGTGCGGAGATTCCGCGATGCCAGTGCCCTGGCGTACCGTGCCGACGCCCTGCTGATCGTGTCGCAGCACCCGGACGAGCTGTACGGTGGGCCTCCGCCCTTCCGGGGCCCGACGGTGCTGCTCGACGCCCAGCACCCCACGTACCACAGCGTGTCCTTCGACAACCACAGCGCCGGGCGGCTGGCCGCCGAATATGCATTGGGCCGCCGCCTGCCGATCGTCTTCCTGGACGGTGCAGATGCCCCGGGCGCGCCCGGCTCGCCGGTCTTCGTGGCCCGCCGCGCCGGGATCGTGCAGACCCTGGGCCGCCACGGCATCCGGCCGGTGCTGACCGTCAGCGTGCTGCCCGAGCAGGAGGGCCTGCGCCTGGCCGCGCAGCAGATCGCCGCCCGGCGCCCCCCCGGGCCGTTCCTGCTGCTGGCCATGACCGACGACCTCGCGCTGGGGGTACGCCAGCACCTGCACGACAGCGGGGGCCTGCGCCTGGGGGAGGACTACCTGCTCCTGGGCTTCGACGGCAGTGCCGCCGCCGCCGCCGCCGGCCTGAGCAGCGTGGTGCAGCCCGTGCAGGCCATGGGTGAGGCCGCTGCCAGCGTGCTGCTCGAGGCCCTGCGTGGGGAGCTGAATACCCTGGTGCAGCGCCAGTTCTCGCCCACCCTGCGGGAAGACCGCAGCACGGCCCTGCAGGCCGATCCTCAGCAGCACCCCACATGA